One window from the genome of Myxococcales bacterium encodes:
- a CDS encoding prepilin peptidase yields the protein MDWELLSALRGSWGTYAFVAWFGALWGSFANVCIYRLPPSEEFPNGRSVVYPPSHCFVCKKHVVWYDNVPVLSYLWLRGKCRFCKTQFSARYVLVEALTGLLFALAWWTAVDVGALDEAMPTRMVRFGILAAFSFVMVVVIFIDLDHQLILDKVTYPAIPVFYGLGLLLPGQHWADGLIGAAVGYLFVMIIAESYRLLRGRAGMGYGDAKLLAVIGAWLGYEGVYAGLFGGALLGAVIVLFALGVRRLFMRRPAALAVAQADTASAKPPTPAPSLGAMAVPFGPFIAAAALFYAFVSPHYLISFSLPW from the coding sequence ATGGATTGGGAGCTCCTTTCAGCGCTGCGTGGCAGTTGGGGCACGTATGCCTTTGTCGCGTGGTTTGGCGCCCTGTGGGGGAGCTTTGCCAACGTCTGCATCTACCGCCTGCCTCCCAGCGAGGAGTTTCCCAATGGACGCTCGGTCGTGTATCCGCCCTCGCATTGCTTCGTGTGCAAAAAGCACGTCGTCTGGTACGACAACGTGCCGGTGCTGAGCTACCTGTGGTTGCGCGGCAAGTGCCGCTTCTGCAAGACCCAGTTTTCCGCGCGCTACGTGCTGGTTGAGGCCTTGACCGGCCTGCTCTTTGCGCTGGCGTGGTGGACCGCGGTCGATGTCGGCGCTCTCGACGAGGCGATGCCGACGCGCATGGTGCGCTTTGGCATTCTCGCCGCGTTCTCATTCGTCATGGTCGTCGTGATCTTCATCGATCTCGATCACCAGCTCATTCTCGACAAGGTGACGTATCCGGCGATTCCCGTTTTTTATGGGCTGGGCCTGCTCTTGCCGGGGCAGCACTGGGCGGATGGCCTGATCGGCGCCGCCGTTGGCTACCTATTTGTCATGATCATCGCCGAATCGTATCGCCTGCTACGCGGCCGCGCCGGGATGGGCTACGGCGATGCCAAGCTGCTTGCGGTCATCGGCGCGTGGCTTGGCTACGAGGGTGTCTACGCCGGTCTCTTCGGCGGTGCCTTGCTGGGCGCGGTCATCGTCTTGTTCGCCCTCGGCGTGCGCCGACTGTTTATGCGTCGCCCGGCCGCGCTCGCCGTCGCACAGGCCGATACAGCTAGCGCGAAGCCGCCCACCCCAGCGCCCTCCCTGGGCGCTATGGCTGTGCCATTTGGCCCATTTATCGCGGCAGCGGCCCTGTTCTACGCTTTCGTCTCGCCGCACTATTTGATCTCGTTTAGCCTGCCTTGGTAA
- the proB gene encoding glutamate 5-kinase, with product MSNGQEARAALRTCRRVVVKIGSRLLAESPAARPAMIADQVVGLLKTGVEVVIVSSGAIALGLRALATPQRPSELAALQAAAAIGQSRLMQQWEHAFAAHQTLIGQVLLTHADVEDGARLENARATFRWLLDHGVVPIVNENDTVATEEIKFGDNDQLAALVCNFISADLLVILTDVDGVWDAAGNRMPVVTDIDQQAAPVAGSGADDGVGRGGMASKVMSARLVTTSGIAAVVAPGRDANVLTRVLAGEDVGTLFLPPGASA from the coding sequence ATGAGTAACGGTCAAGAGGCGCGCGCGGCGTTGCGGACCTGCCGGCGCGTCGTCGTAAAGATTGGCAGTCGCCTGCTCGCGGAAAGTCCTGCCGCGCGCCCGGCGATGATCGCCGATCAAGTCGTCGGCCTGCTAAAGACCGGGGTCGAGGTCGTGATCGTTAGCTCCGGCGCCATCGCGCTCGGCTTGCGCGCCTTGGCCACGCCGCAGCGGCCAAGCGAATTGGCGGCCTTGCAAGCCGCGGCGGCGATTGGCCAAAGCCGCCTGATGCAGCAATGGGAGCATGCGTTTGCCGCGCACCAAACCCTCATCGGCCAGGTGCTGCTTACGCACGCCGATGTCGAGGATGGCGCCCGCCTGGAGAATGCGCGCGCGACGTTTCGCTGGTTGCTCGATCACGGCGTGGTGCCGATCGTCAACGAAAACGATACCGTGGCCACCGAGGAGATCAAGTTTGGTGACAACGATCAGCTTGCGGCGCTGGTGTGCAATTTTATTTCGGCTGACCTACTCGTGATCCTGACCGATGTCGATGGCGTGTGGGATGCCGCGGGCAACCGGATGCCGGTGGTTACGGATATCGATCAACAGGCCGCGCCCGTCGCCGGCAGCGGCGCCGACGATGGCGTGGGCCGTGGCGGCATGGCATCCAAAGTGATGTCGGCGCGCCTGGTGACGACGAGCGGCATCGCGGCCGTGGTCGCACCCGGGCGCGATGCCAACGTGCTCACGCGCGTGCTGGCAGGCGAAGACGTTGGCACCCTATTTTTACCGCCTGGAGCCAGCGCGTGA